The Acidimicrobiia bacterium genome includes the window CACCGCAGGACGGGGCCGCGCCCCGAGATCAGCGATGTTCGCGGTGAAGAGTGTGGGATGCACACCAGCGGCAGTACTTCTTGAGTGCCAGCCGCTCTCTGGTGTTCGCCTTGTTCTTCACGGTTACATAGTTGCGACGTTTGCATTCGTCGCAGGCCAACGTAATGGCCGGTCTCTTGTCACTTGGCATTGTCGCT containing:
- the rpmG gene encoding 50S ribosomal protein L33; the protein is MPSDKRPAITLACDECKRRNYVTVKNKANTRERLALKKYCRWCASHTLHREHR